In one Oryza glaberrima chromosome 2, OglaRS2, whole genome shotgun sequence genomic region, the following are encoded:
- the LOC127762842 gene encoding ATP synthase subunit a — translation MNFDHNHVVIMGLNQRDSIWKLLNDYNVNSLKRRRQAAEIDAFFEPFERAQRIRFNNWQNGIELLDGAEWRNGDIVIPGGGGPVISSPLDQFFIDPLFGLDMGNFYLSFTNESLSMAVTVVLVPSLFGVVTKKGGGKSVPNAWQSLVELIYDFVLNLVNEQIGGNVKQKFFPRISVTFTFSLFRNPQGMIPFSFTVTSHFLITLALSFSIFIGITIVGFQRHGLHFFSFLLPAGVPLPLAPFLVLLELISHCFRALSSGIRLFANMMAGHSSVKILSGFAWTMLFLNNIFYFIGDLGPLFIVLALTGLELGVAILQAHVSTISICIYLNDAINLHQNE, via the coding sequence ATGAATTTCGATCACAATCATGTGGTAATAATGGGTTTGAATCAGAGAGACTCGATCTGGAAACTCCTCAATGATTATAACGTGAACTCGTTGAAGAGAAGGAGACAAGCAGCAGAAATAGACGCTTTTTTTGAACCATTTGAGAGGGCGCAGCGTATCCGTTTCAATAACTGGCAGAACGGAATAGAGTTGTTAGATGGGGCTGAATGGAGGAACGGCGATATAGTTATCCCTGGAGGCGGCGGACCAGTAATTTCAAGCCCCTTGGATCAATTTTTCATTGATCCATTATTTGGTCTTGATAtgggtaacttttatttatCATTCACAAATGAATCCTTGTCTATGGCGGTAACTGTCGTTTTGGTGCCATCTTTATTTGGAGTTGTTACGAAAAAGGGCGGGGGAAAGTCAGTGCCAAATGCATGGCAATCCTTGGTAGAGCTTATTTATGATTTCGTGCTGAACCTGGTAAACGAACAAATAGGTGGAAATGTTAAACAAAAGTTTTTCCCTCGCATCTCGGTCACTTTTACTTTTTCGTTATTTCGTAATCCCCAGGGTATGATACCCTTTAGCTTCACAGTGACAAGTCATTTTCTCATTACTTTGGCTCTTTCATTTTCCATTTTTATAGGCATTACGATCGTTGGATTTCAAAGACATGGGCTTCATTTTTTTAGCTTCTTATTACCAGCGGGAGTCCCACTGCCATTAGCACCTTTTTTAGTACTCCTTGAGCTAATCTCTCATTGTTTTCGTGCATTAAGCTCAGGAATACGTTTATTTGCTAATATGATGGCCGGTCATAGTTCAGTAAAGATTTTAAGTGGGTTCGCTTGGACTATGCTATTTCTGAATAATATTTTCTATTTCATAGGAGATCTTGGTCCCTTATTTATAGTTCTAGCATTAACCGGTCTGGAATTAGGTGTAGCTATATTACAAGCTCATGTTTCTACGATCTCAATTTGTATTTACTTGAATGATGCTATAAATCTCCATCAAAATGAGTAA